From Pararge aegeria chromosome 9, ilParAegt1.1, whole genome shotgun sequence, the proteins below share one genomic window:
- the LOC120626210 gene encoding dnaJ homolog subfamily C member 8, producing MSTTAPSGKESFEDFYSEVKEIEKRDSVLTPKQQIERLLRPGSTYFNLNPFEVLQIDPESTLDEIKKKYRRLSILVHPDKNIDDSERAQQAFEIINRAWKTLECEDTRKKCLDIYQEAKERTEHMIEQKRKKQKKDNRASEGIPEDDPDKYKHSIYVMTMKLFADMERKRQHLETRDMEERKRKREAEIEQEEQMSFEKEWAKNFEESRQNRVDSWKTFQSGSSKEKKKKKIMGFKPPKPKPESR from the exons ATGTCTACCACTGCACCAAGTGGCAAAGAATCTTTTGAAGATTTCTATTCAGAG GttaaagaaattgaaaaacGGGACTCAGTGCTGACTCCAAAACAACAAATAGAGAGGTTACTTCGGCCAGGCTCcacttatttcaatttaaatccATTCGAAGTACTCCAAATTGATCCTGAATCAACTCTAGATGAAATCAAAAAGAAATACAGAAGGCTGTCTATACTTGTGCATCCagacaaaaatatt GATGACTCTGAGCGAGCCCAGCAGGCCTTTGAGATAATAAACAGAGCATGGAAAACATTGGAATGTGAAGacacaagaaaaaaatgctTGGACATTTACCAAGAAGCTAAAGAGCGTACAGAGCATATG ATTGAGCAAAAACGTAAGAAGCAGAAGAAAGATAACCGGGCATCTGAAGGTATCCCAGAAGATGACCCTGACAAATACAAACATTCAATTTACGTTATGACCATGAAG CTATTTGCTGACATGGAGCGCAAACGTCAACACCTGGAGACCCGAGATATGGAAGAGAGGAAACGCAAGCGCGAAGCGGAAATAGAACAGGAGGAGCAAATGTCCTTTGAAAAAGAATGGGCCAAAAACTTTGAG gaGTCACGACAAAATAGGGTAGACAGTTGGAAGACTTTTCAGTCCGGAAGCAGCaaagagaagaaaaagaagaaaattatgGGTTTCAAGCCTCCCAAACCTAAACCGGAGAGCAGATAA
- the LOC120626206 gene encoding 3-oxoacyl-[acyl-carrier-protein] reductase FabG-like isoform X2: MTGKMFSGKVVLITGASSGIGAETAWEFSKHDAHLVITGRNKENLDTISKKCEDVSPSKLRPIKVIADIKNEKDIENIIATTIQTCKKLDVLVNNAGILGSGTIETTSLDQFDNIMETNVRGPYYLTMLATPYLIKSKGNIVNVSSVSGLRSFPNILAYCTSKAALDQFTRCVALELAPKGVRVNAVNPGVIITGIHLKGSMTEQEYEAYKEKCKVTHALGRPGETKEVASVITFLASDAASNVTGVTLPVDGGRHAMCPR, from the exons ATG ACAGGTAAGATGTTTTCCGGAAAGGTCGTGCTCATCACTGGCGCAAGTTCTGGAATCGGCGCTGAAACTGCTTGGGAATTCTCCAAACATGATGCACATCTTGTTATAACAGggagaaataaagaaaacttgGATACGATCTCAAAAAAATGTGAAGATGTATCTCCTAGCAAGTTGCGACCTATAAAAGTTATCGCTGATATTAAAAACGAAAAAGACATCGAAAACATTATTGCAACTACAATTCAAACTTGTAAGAAACTTGATGTTCTTGTCAATAATGCAGGTATATTAGGATCGGGTACGATCGAAACAACATCGTTAGAtcaatttgataatattatggaaaCAAACGTTCGTGGGCCGTATTACTTAACCATGCTTGCAACGCCGTATCTTATAAAAAGTAAGGGAAATATCGTCAATGTTTCCAGTGTATCCGGACTAAGATCTTTTCCAAATATTCTTGCATATTGTACATCAAAAGCTGCTTTGGACCAATTTACAAGATGTGTTGCCCTTGAATTAGCCCCAAAGGGTGTTCGTGTCAACGCTGTGAATCCTGGTGTTATAATTACTGGTATTCATTTGAAAGGAAGCATGACAGAGCAGGAGTATGAAGCGtacaaagaaaaatgtaaagtaACTCATGCTTTGGGTAGACCCGGTGAAACTAAAGAGGTGGCATCTGTGATAACGTTTTTAGCAAGTGACGCAGCCAGCAACGTTACTGGAGTAACTTTGCCAGTTGATGGTGGTCGACATGCTATGTGCCCtcggtaa
- the LOC120626208 gene encoding tropinone reductase 2-like — MFTNKVILITGASSGIGADTAEEFSKLGANIIITGRNKDNLDKVATKCEEASPNKLKPLLIIADMNNENDVENIIKTSVNHFNKLDVLVNNAGVLESGSIETTSLEQYDRVMGTNVRSPYHLTMLATPHLVKSKGNIVNVSSVTGMRSFPNVLAYCMSKAALDQFTRCVALELAPKGVRVNAVNPGVIVTGLHKKDGSMNDEQYEAFLKKCADTHALGRPGETKEVSAVIVFLAGEGASNITGATIPVDGGRHAMCPR; from the coding sequence ATGTTCACGAATAAGGTTATACTTATCACCGGCGCAAGTTCTGGGATCGGAGCGGACACTGCCGAAGAGTTTTCGAAACTAGGAGCAAACATTATAATAACAGGAAGAAACAAGGATAATCTAGACAAAGTTGCTACAAAATGTGAAGAAGCTTCACCAAATAAACTGAAACCGTTGCTGATTATTGCTGACATGAATAACGAAAATGAtgtagaaaatataattaaaaccagtgttaatcattttaataagcttgacgttttagtaaataatgcagGTGTACTAGAATCTGGATCAATAGAAACGACTTCTCTTGAACAGTATGATAGAGTAATGGGCACTAATGTACGAAGTCCATACCATTTGACCATGTTAGCTACTCCGCATCTGGTTAAAAGCAAgggaaatattgtaaatgtttcAAGTGTAACTGGCATGAGATCTTTTCCAAATGTTCTTGCCTATTGTATGTCTAAAGCGGCATTAGATCAATTTACCAGGTGTGTTGCATTAGAACTGGCTCCAAAAGGTGTTCGTGTTAATGCTGTAAATCCTGGGGTCATAGTTACTGGTTTACACAAAAAAGATGGATCGATGAATGACGAACAATATGAAGcttttttaaagaaatgtgCTGATACACACGCTCTCGGTAGACCAGGTGAAACAAAGGAAGTATCTGCAGTCATTGTATTCTTAGCTGGTGAAGGTGCCAGCAATATTACTGGAGCTACAATACCTGTTGATGGTGGTCGTCATGCCATGTGCCCTCGTTAA
- the LOC120626206 gene encoding 3-oxoacyl-[acyl-carrier-protein] reductase FabG-like isoform X1, giving the protein MFSGKVVLITGASSGIGAETAWEFSKHGKMFSGKVVLITGASSGIGAETAWEFSKHDAHLVITGRNKENLDTISKKCEDVSPSKLRPIKVIADIKNEKDIENIIATTIQTCKKLDVLVNNAGILGSGTIETTSLDQFDNIMETNVRGPYYLTMLATPYLIKSKGNIVNVSSVSGLRSFPNILAYCTSKAALDQFTRCVALELAPKGVRVNAVNPGVIITGIHLKGSMTEQEYEAYKEKCKVTHALGRPGETKEVASVITFLASDAASNVTGVTLPVDGGRHAMCPR; this is encoded by the exons ATGTTTTCGGGAAAGGTCGTGCTCATTACTGGTGCAAGTTCGGGAATCGGTGCTGAAACTGCTTGGGAATTCTCCAAACACG GTAAGATGTTTTCCGGAAAGGTCGTGCTCATCACTGGCGCAAGTTCTGGAATCGGCGCTGAAACTGCTTGGGAATTCTCCAAACATGATGCACATCTTGTTATAACAGggagaaataaagaaaacttgGATACGATCTCAAAAAAATGTGAAGATGTATCTCCTAGCAAGTTGCGACCTATAAAAGTTATCGCTGATATTAAAAACGAAAAAGACATCGAAAACATTATTGCAACTACAATTCAAACTTGTAAGAAACTTGATGTTCTTGTCAATAATGCAGGTATATTAGGATCGGGTACGATCGAAACAACATCGTTAGAtcaatttgataatattatggaaaCAAACGTTCGTGGGCCGTATTACTTAACCATGCTTGCAACGCCGTATCTTATAAAAAGTAAGGGAAATATCGTCAATGTTTCCAGTGTATCCGGACTAAGATCTTTTCCAAATATTCTTGCATATTGTACATCAAAAGCTGCTTTGGACCAATTTACAAGATGTGTTGCCCTTGAATTAGCCCCAAAGGGTGTTCGTGTCAACGCTGTGAATCCTGGTGTTATAATTACTGGTATTCATTTGAAAGGAAGCATGACAGAGCAGGAGTATGAAGCGtacaaagaaaaatgtaaagtaACTCATGCTTTGGGTAGACCCGGTGAAACTAAAGAGGTGGCATCTGTGATAACGTTTTTAGCAAGTGACGCAGCCAGCAACGTTACTGGAGTAACTTTGCCAGTTGATGGTGGTCGACATGCTATGTGCCCtcggtaa
- the LOC120626206 gene encoding 3-oxoacyl-[acyl-carrier-protein] reductase FabG-like isoform X3: MFSGKVVLITGASSGIGAETAWEFSKHDAHLVITGRNKENLDTISKKCEDVSPSKLRPIKVIADIKNEKDIENIIATTIQTCKKLDVLVNNAGILGSGTIETTSLDQFDNIMETNVRGPYYLTMLATPYLIKSKGNIVNVSSVSGLRSFPNILAYCTSKAALDQFTRCVALELAPKGVRVNAVNPGVIITGIHLKGSMTEQEYEAYKEKCKVTHALGRPGETKEVASVITFLASDAASNVTGVTLPVDGGRHAMCPR, encoded by the coding sequence ATGTTTTCCGGAAAGGTCGTGCTCATCACTGGCGCAAGTTCTGGAATCGGCGCTGAAACTGCTTGGGAATTCTCCAAACATGATGCACATCTTGTTATAACAGggagaaataaagaaaacttgGATACGATCTCAAAAAAATGTGAAGATGTATCTCCTAGCAAGTTGCGACCTATAAAAGTTATCGCTGATATTAAAAACGAAAAAGACATCGAAAACATTATTGCAACTACAATTCAAACTTGTAAGAAACTTGATGTTCTTGTCAATAATGCAGGTATATTAGGATCGGGTACGATCGAAACAACATCGTTAGAtcaatttgataatattatggaaaCAAACGTTCGTGGGCCGTATTACTTAACCATGCTTGCAACGCCGTATCTTATAAAAAGTAAGGGAAATATCGTCAATGTTTCCAGTGTATCCGGACTAAGATCTTTTCCAAATATTCTTGCATATTGTACATCAAAAGCTGCTTTGGACCAATTTACAAGATGTGTTGCCCTTGAATTAGCCCCAAAGGGTGTTCGTGTCAACGCTGTGAATCCTGGTGTTATAATTACTGGTATTCATTTGAAAGGAAGCATGACAGAGCAGGAGTATGAAGCGtacaaagaaaaatgtaaagtaACTCATGCTTTGGGTAGACCCGGTGAAACTAAAGAGGTGGCATCTGTGATAACGTTTTTAGCAAGTGACGCAGCCAGCAACGTTACTGGAGTAACTTTGCCAGTTGATGGTGGTCGACATGCTATGTGCCCtcggtaa
- the LOC120626207 gene encoding uncharacterized protein LOC120626207: MKSTFLFFFVFLVSSSLGNPSDHALLVRNRREVDFIGNTQLLVKELIQNLENAAQEAIDATKKFNDGLQEQAKLFAEKVMDDLMSLRERVNNMIKSITDRFTGAGAAVRTCVESFKKEVDVIFVETAEKSKSCADERIQEIGEMIENLKELSSNATSFASNAVDELKNCRGISTGFLATGSCFGGVAVRTEFQGAVFLTLSGLLISRINLAIATLPAALEVCAGTRLVAAGISSAKFVVDIGTCSASSVYSTLAGNELSP, encoded by the exons ATGAAgtcaacttttttgtttttcttcgtGTTTTTG GTTTCCTCTTCTTTGGGAAATCCGTCTGATCATGCTTTGCTGGTGCGAAACAGACGTGAGGTTGATTTCATTGGTAATACACA ATTACTTGTCAAGGAATTAATCCAAAACCTGGAGAATGCTGCCCAAGAAGCTATAGATGCTACGAAAAAGTTTAACGATGGTCTCCAAGAGCAAGCGAAATTGTTTGCAGAAAAAGTTATGGACGACTTGATGAGTCTAAGAGAACGAGTCAACAATATGATTAAGAGCATCACTGATAGATTCACCGGCGCTGGAGCTGCTGTCAGAACTTGCGTagag tcatTCAAAAAAGAAGTCGACGTTATTTTTGTCGAAACTGCTGAAAAATCTAAAAGCTGTGCCGATGAAAGAATCCAGGAAATCGGAGAGATGATAGAGAACTTAAAAGAACTGTCATCGAACGCTACTAGCTTTGCAAGCAATGCTGTGGATGAATTGAAAAACTGCAGGGGAATCAGTACAGGCTTCTTGGCTACGGGGTCATGCTTCGGAGGCGTAGCTGTCAGAACTGAATTTCAGGGAGCTGTATTCTTAACACTAAGTGGTTTATTG ATCTCTCGTATCAACTTGGCTATAGCAACTTTACCCGCAGCGCTCGAAGTTTGTGCGGGGACCCGCCTTGTTGCAGCTGGAATAAGCTCCGCGAAATTTGTGGTAGATATTGGCACCTGCTCGGCTTCCTCAGTGTATTCTACACTTGCAGGAAATGAGTTGTCTCCATAA